One window of Bacillus sp. FJAT-45350 genomic DNA carries:
- a CDS encoding NAD(P)-dependent malic enzyme — MHRVNKGKLESKSKVQVRNGKDLSLAYSPGVAEPCKEIFDNVEDVYEYTMKGNMVAVVTDGTAVLGLGNIGPEAALPVMEGKAVLFKSFAGVDAFPICLNTNDVDKIVETVKLLEPTFGGVNLEDIAAPNCFVIEERLKKETNIPIFHDDQHGTAIVTLAGLINALKISGKSLSEIKVVANGAGAAGIAIIKLLHRMGVRDIIMCDSKGAIFEGRSYGMNDVKADVATYTNPKRKEGSLADVIVDTDVFIGVSVAGALSKEMVETMNDKPVIFAMANPDPEIMPDDAKAAGAQVIGTGRSDFPNQVNNVLAFPGIFRGALDVRATHINEEMKVAAVYAIASLVSDDELNADYVIPAPFDSRVAPAVAAAVAKAAMETGVARRNVDPEEVAEKTRRLAIIE, encoded by the coding sequence ATGCACCGAGTGAATAAAGGGAAACTAGAATCGAAATCTAAAGTACAGGTTCGTAATGGCAAAGACTTAAGCTTAGCCTATTCTCCCGGAGTAGCGGAACCTTGTAAAGAAATATTCGATAATGTTGAAGATGTTTATGAATATACAATGAAAGGGAACATGGTTGCTGTTGTAACAGATGGTACAGCTGTATTAGGTTTAGGAAACATCGGTCCTGAAGCGGCACTCCCAGTTATGGAAGGGAAGGCAGTACTATTTAAATCATTTGCAGGTGTAGATGCGTTCCCAATCTGTTTAAATACAAATGATGTAGATAAAATTGTTGAGACAGTTAAGCTACTTGAACCTACATTTGGTGGCGTTAATTTAGAAGATATTGCAGCGCCTAACTGCTTCGTAATAGAAGAAAGACTAAAGAAAGAAACAAATATCCCAATTTTTCATGACGACCAGCATGGTACAGCGATTGTTACACTTGCAGGATTAATTAATGCACTTAAGATTTCAGGAAAGTCACTTTCTGAAATTAAAGTAGTTGCTAATGGTGCAGGAGCAGCTGGTATTGCAATTATCAAGTTGTTACATCGTATGGGTGTACGTGATATTATCATGTGTGATTCTAAGGGTGCTATTTTCGAAGGACGTTCTTACGGAATGAATGATGTGAAAGCTGACGTGGCTACGTACACGAACCCTAAGCGCAAAGAAGGTTCATTAGCTGATGTTATCGTTGATACAGATGTATTTATCGGTGTATCTGTAGCTGGAGCGTTATCAAAAGAAATGGTTGAAACTATGAATGACAAACCAGTTATATTTGCTATGGCGAACCCTGATCCAGAAATAATGCCTGATGATGCGAAAGCAGCTGGCGCCCAGGTGATTGGAACAGGTCGCTCTGATTTCCCTAACCAAGTTAATAATGTGTTAGCGTTCCCTGGTATTTTCCGTGGTGCTCTAGACGTACGTGCGACTCATATTAACGAAGAGATGAAGGTAGCTGCTGTTTATGCAATTGCGAGCTTAGTATCTGATGATGAATTAAATGCTGATTATGTAATCCCAGCACCATTTGACTCTAGAGTAGCACCAGCTGTAGCAGCTGCAGTAGCAAAGGCTGCTATGGAAACTGGAGTGGCAAGAAGAAATGTAGATCCAGAAGAAGTGGCTGAAAAAACAAGAAGGTTGGCAATTATTGAGTAA